The sequence AATAGCGAATTGTCCATTGCAGACTGATATAAAAGGATTTTTTGCCAAAAATAGATTTAGTCGCCTTTTTTCAGAATAGAAACCTTTAAGAGGAAGTGCTTATGAAAAATATCATTAAAATAGCAGTTGTTTTCCTTCTATTATTTTTTATTCCATTTATTTTTGCCTATTCACATTCACCAACAGGATGGCAGGCGCCTGAAGAGGCAAAAAAAGTCAAAAATCCTGTGCCTGCAGTAGCTGAATCTCTCGAAAGAGGACGAAAAAATTATATTGCAAGATGTCAGGTATGTCATGGTGAAAAAGGCGATGGGAAAGGAGTCCTTGCCGCAAGTCTTCCTGTAAAACCTGCGAACTTTACTGATAAAAAGATGATGGATTCAATGACTGATGGCGAACTGTTTTGGAAAATTACAAATGGCAAAGGACCAATGCCTTCGTGGAAGGACACTTTGAAAGAAAATGAAAGGTGGGATATTATCAACTTTATTAGGACCTTTTCATCGTCTCAAGAAAAAGAGAAGAATAAAGGGCAAGAACATAGTAAATAATTTTATGATTTTTTTTCAGAAAATCTTGATTCAACGACAAGCGCTGAAATAATGGAGCTATTTAGAAAATTGAATCGTCAGGGACATACGATTATTATGGCAACTCATAATTCGGAGAATACCCGTTTTTCCCACAGAAGTA comes from Candidatus Schekmanbacteria bacterium and encodes:
- a CDS encoding cytochrome c translates to MKNIIKIAVVFLLLFFIPFIFAYSHSPTGWQAPEEAKKVKNPVPAVAESLERGRKNYIARCQVCHGEKGDGKGVLAASLPVKPANFTDKKMMDSMTDGELFWKITNGKGPMPSWKDTLKENERWDIINFIRTFSSSQEKEKNKGQEHSK